One region of Rhodospirillaceae bacterium genomic DNA includes:
- a CDS encoding HAMP domain-containing protein, whose amino-acid sequence MRKSFGIAAKLALAISLFAAPVGFTIYKLYKSQQVAIDFGDKEAQGNSYLGILRQAHGDLLAGADKAGIASAIATAEANFGDEMFSTELAQAAEATLQSGTVPEAAAAIRALIVQVGDKSNLILDPDLDSYYVMDLVLLKVPDLMDRVTEVANYARDHQQATGGGSYTITDVAEFLKLDGGFNTVVAGAAGSMDSAYKGSKDNGFGLADILPDRLGKSYEAMNNALAAFTASYINSELAGGTEKLDIAAIAAAETSGRDAVEAFGDANDAALDELLAARVNSFWADRFLTFSITFVLFVLAIVGTIYFIRRSVTRPVNDLAGLMEQLAEDRTDLTVGLTARGDELGRMARTVETFRQGIARRLELEAAAQAEAQRRETQLRDIQALCKEFDQAFVGAVGSMIGSAGDLEQQSEVMRSAAQTSGRHSESVSRLASIAAGNAQSIASAITEMSASISEIGRQAETATQTAETAVARASDIGRIVNGLTEVAGNVAGVLGLIRDIAGKTNLLALNATIEAARAGEAGRGFNVVATEVKSLAKQTTDATAEIEAQIAGVQRTAQEAAAAISEITSVINGMNESTGAIFAAVTQQSAATQEIVRNVTEATAKTQEVASVIGEVKTAANTTGERSDRVLEVAGSVNGQAGSLKSVVEQFLGQLISTAGQGKQATGQRRVA is encoded by the coding sequence ATGAGGAAGTCGTTCGGAATTGCCGCCAAGCTGGCGCTCGCTATTTCGCTGTTCGCTGCGCCGGTCGGATTCACGATTTACAAGCTCTACAAGTCGCAGCAGGTCGCGATCGATTTCGGCGACAAGGAAGCGCAGGGCAACAGCTATCTGGGCATTCTGCGCCAGGCCCATGGCGATCTGCTCGCCGGCGCCGACAAGGCCGGCATCGCCAGCGCCATCGCCACAGCCGAGGCGAATTTCGGCGATGAGATGTTCTCGACCGAACTGGCCCAGGCGGCGGAGGCGACGCTGCAATCCGGGACGGTCCCTGAGGCCGCCGCTGCGATCCGCGCGCTCATCGTGCAGGTCGGCGACAAGTCCAATCTCATCCTCGATCCCGACCTCGACAGCTATTATGTGATGGATCTGGTGCTGCTCAAAGTGCCGGACCTCATGGACCGCGTCACCGAGGTCGCGAATTATGCCCGCGATCATCAGCAGGCCACCGGTGGCGGCAGCTACACAATCACCGATGTCGCCGAGTTCCTGAAGCTCGACGGCGGTTTCAACACCGTGGTCGCCGGCGCCGCCGGCTCGATGGATTCCGCCTATAAGGGCAGCAAGGATAACGGCTTCGGCTTGGCCGATATTCTCCCGGACCGCCTGGGGAAGAGCTATGAGGCGATGAACAACGCGCTCGCCGCCTTCACCGCCTCCTATATCAACAGCGAGCTGGCCGGTGGCACGGAGAAGCTCGACATCGCGGCCATCGCGGCGGCTGAGACATCGGGGCGCGACGCCGTCGAGGCTTTCGGCGATGCCAATGACGCCGCCCTCGACGAATTGCTGGCCGCCCGCGTCAACAGCTTCTGGGCGGATCGCTTTCTGACCTTCAGCATCACCTTCGTGCTGTTCGTGCTGGCCATTGTGGGCACGATCTATTTCATCCGCCGCTCGGTGACGCGGCCGGTCAACGATCTGGCCGGCCTCATGGAGCAACTGGCCGAGGACCGCACGGATCTGACCGTGGGCTTGACGGCGCGGGGTGACGAGCTCGGCCGCATGGCGCGGACGGTGGAGACGTTCCGCCAGGGCATCGCGCGCCGCCTGGAGCTGGAAGCCGCCGCACAAGCCGAAGCCCAGCGCCGCGAGACGCAATTGCGTGACATTCAGGCGCTGTGCAAGGAGTTCGATCAGGCCTTCGTCGGCGCCGTGGGATCGATGATCGGCAGTGCGGGCGATCTGGAACAGCAATCCGAGGTCATGCGGTCGGCCGCCCAGACATCGGGCCGCCATTCGGAGAGCGTCTCGCGCCTGGCCTCGATCGCCGCCGGCAATGCCCAGTCCATCGCCAGCGCCATCACCGAGATGTCGGCCTCGATCTCCGAGATCGGCCGGCAAGCCGAGACGGCGACGCAAACGGCCGAGACAGCCGTCGCGCGCGCCAGCGACATCGGGCGCATCGTCAATGGCCTCACTGAAGTGGCCGGCAACGTCGCGGGCGTGCTGGGCCTCATCCGCGATATCGCCGGCAAGACCAACCTCCTCGCCCTCAACGCCACGATCGAGGCGGCGCGGGCCGGCGAGGCCGGGCGCGGCTTCAACGTGGTGGCGACCGAGGTCAAGAGCCTTGCCAAGCAGACCACCGACGCCACCGCCGAGATCGAGGCCCAGATCGCCGGGGTGCAGCGCACGGCGCAGGAGGCGGCCGCCGCCATTTCCGAAATCACCTCGGTCATCAACGGCATGAACGAATCGACCGGCGCCATCTTCGCCGCCGTCACCCAGCAATCCGCCGCCACCCAGGAAATCGTCCGCAACGTCACCGAGGCGACCGCCAAGACCCAGGAAGTGGCCAGTGTGATCGGCGAAGTGAAAACCGCCGCCAACACGACCGGCGAACGGTCGGACCGGG